One genomic region from Spirosoma sp. KCTC 42546 encodes:
- the treA gene encoding alpha,alpha-trehalase TreA, with translation MATSSFPKSPDQLFGSLFQDVQLGHVFADSKTFVDCVPKLAPADLVAFYEAEKTKPGFDLSVFVHTYFVVPEKVANDYVSDTSISTAEHINRLWDRLTRQADPPVEGSSRVPLPHPYVVPGGRFREIFYWDSYFTMLGLNESGRIDLIRDMLDNFAYLIDQLGFIPNGNRTYFLSRSQPPYFALMVNLLAELEGKDALVKYQPQLLNEYDFWMNGRHELTAERPIQKRVVRLGDKLIVNRYWDDTPTPRPEAYRQEIELTEEAAPLGVVPEELYTHIRAACESGWDFSSRWFNDQQSMTTIKATNIVPVDLNCLLYRLETTLHDAALQTGEHKLAYDEYDWLIKDREKAIQQLFWNEETGFFHDYDAVANQQTEALTLAGVFPLFFKLATPEQAARVHDRLKADFLQAGGWVTTLNQTGQQWDWPNGWAPLQWIVYKALLNYGFTETANEGRDRWLALNDKVFRATGKMMEKYNVVDAAITTGGGEYPNQDGFGWTNGVYLAMRANR, from the coding sequence TTGGCAACTTCATCTTTCCCCAAATCGCCTGATCAACTCTTCGGTAGTCTGTTTCAGGATGTGCAGCTAGGTCACGTTTTCGCGGATTCAAAAACTTTTGTTGACTGCGTGCCCAAACTCGCTCCAGCCGACCTCGTTGCGTTTTACGAAGCCGAGAAAACCAAACCGGGTTTCGACCTTTCTGTATTTGTACATACCTATTTTGTCGTTCCGGAAAAAGTTGCCAATGATTATGTTAGTGACACATCAATTAGTACCGCCGAGCATATAAACCGGTTGTGGGACCGGCTCACCCGCCAGGCTGATCCGCCTGTTGAAGGCAGTTCACGCGTACCCTTGCCGCATCCGTACGTGGTGCCGGGGGGACGATTTCGCGAGATTTTTTATTGGGACAGTTATTTTACCATGCTGGGTCTGAACGAATCGGGACGAATCGATTTGATCCGGGATATGCTCGATAATTTCGCCTATCTGATTGATCAGCTCGGCTTTATTCCCAATGGAAACCGGACTTATTTCCTGAGTCGATCACAACCGCCGTATTTTGCCTTGATGGTGAATCTGCTAGCCGAACTAGAAGGAAAAGATGCGTTAGTAAAGTACCAGCCACAACTCCTCAACGAATATGATTTCTGGATGAACGGTCGCCATGAATTGACGGCCGAGCGGCCTATTCAAAAACGCGTTGTCAGGCTGGGCGACAAACTAATCGTGAACCGGTATTGGGATGATACGCCCACCCCTCGTCCCGAAGCATATCGGCAGGAAATCGAATTAACCGAAGAAGCAGCACCGCTGGGTGTTGTACCCGAAGAGCTGTACACGCATATACGGGCAGCCTGCGAATCGGGCTGGGATTTTAGTAGCCGCTGGTTTAACGATCAGCAGTCAATGACCACCATAAAGGCCACTAATATTGTACCCGTAGATTTAAATTGTCTGCTTTATCGGTTGGAGACAACCTTGCATGACGCTGCTCTTCAGACCGGGGAGCATAAGCTGGCCTACGATGAGTATGACTGGCTGATTAAAGACCGCGAAAAAGCCATTCAGCAGCTATTCTGGAATGAAGAAACGGGTTTCTTTCATGACTATGACGCTGTTGCCAACCAACAAACCGAAGCCTTAACACTGGCAGGAGTATTCCCTTTATTTTTTAAACTGGCTACGCCTGAGCAGGCTGCCCGCGTTCACGATCGGCTCAAAGCCGATTTTTTGCAAGCGGGTGGTTGGGTAACAACGCTCAACCAAACAGGCCAGCAATGGGACTGGCCGAATGGCTGGGCACCTTTGCAGTGGATTGTATACAAGGCGCTACTCAATTACGGCTTTACCGAAACAGCTAACGAAGGCCGCGATCGATGGCTGGCATTGAACGACAAAGTGTTTCGGGCAACGGGCAAAATGATGGAAAAATATAACGTCGTTGATGCCGCCATAACCACGGGCGGGGGTGAATACCCGAACCAGGATGGTTTTGGCTGGACAAATGGCGTTTATCTGGCCATGAGGGCGAATCGGTAA
- a CDS encoding sugar MFS transporter, giving the protein MAHWRIKLSLLLNYFVFAILLNSVGTVILQVQNNYSVLASAASVLEAFKDLTIAIVSFIVASYIIRIGYKRAMLAALGLVILACLLMPQVPAFWTTKLLFAATGAGFALIKVSVFATIGLITNNSNEHASFMNFLESFFMIGVLSGNFLFSAFVDDTNPQSTAWLRVYYILAGIALAAFLLLLITPIDESSVKQETPTNPLRDLVEMIRLAITPVVLVFIITAFVYVLMEQGIMSWLPTFNYKVLHLPSSLSIQMASILAASTAAGRFLAGVLLGKISWYWLLMICLVASAGLVLLALPLASGVTGDAVTGWGNAPIAAFIFPMIGLFIAPIYPAINSAILSSLPLRQHGPMAGLIVIFSALGGTTGSIITGHVFDAFDGQTAFYFSLIPIGLLLVLITVFSRMQKKTGKEVKITAGMGGH; this is encoded by the coding sequence ATGGCTCACTGGCGTATTAAACTCTCATTACTTCTCAACTATTTCGTATTTGCCATCTTGCTGAATAGTGTTGGCACCGTGATTTTGCAAGTTCAAAACAACTATAGCGTATTGGCTTCGGCAGCCAGTGTTCTCGAAGCGTTCAAGGATTTGACCATTGCGATTGTCTCATTTATTGTGGCCTCTTACATTATCCGGATTGGCTACAAACGAGCCATGTTAGCAGCGCTCGGTCTGGTTATTCTGGCCTGCTTATTAATGCCACAAGTGCCCGCTTTCTGGACAACCAAACTGCTGTTTGCCGCTACGGGTGCAGGTTTCGCTTTGATTAAAGTCTCCGTTTTTGCGACAATCGGACTGATTACGAATAATTCGAATGAGCACGCCAGCTTCATGAATTTTCTGGAGTCGTTTTTTATGATTGGTGTGTTGTCAGGTAATTTTTTATTCAGCGCCTTTGTAGATGATACCAATCCACAATCCACTGCCTGGCTGCGTGTTTATTATATTCTGGCGGGTATTGCTTTAGCCGCGTTTTTATTGCTACTCATTACACCAATAGATGAATCGAGCGTTAAACAGGAAACTCCCACAAACCCTCTCAGAGATCTCGTAGAGATGATCCGTTTGGCAATTACACCTGTGGTGCTGGTATTTATTATAACCGCCTTTGTATATGTCCTTATGGAACAAGGCATTATGAGCTGGTTACCAACATTTAACTACAAAGTGTTGCATTTACCATCATCTCTTAGCATTCAGATGGCCAGTATTCTGGCGGCTTCTACAGCGGCAGGGCGGTTTCTGGCAGGTGTATTATTAGGCAAAATTTCGTGGTACTGGCTCCTGATGATTTGCCTTGTTGCATCGGCTGGACTCGTATTGCTGGCCTTACCGTTAGCTAGTGGGGTAACTGGTGATGCGGTAACCGGCTGGGGTAATGCGCCCATAGCCGCTTTCATTTTCCCGATGATTGGCCTCTTCATTGCCCCGATCTATCCGGCCATTAACTCCGCTATTCTGAGTAGCCTACCATTACGGCAACACGGCCCAATGGCAGGACTGATCGTTATTTTCTCAGCCTTGGGTGGCACCACTGGTTCAATCATTACTGGCCACGTTTTCGACGCTTTTGATGGCCAAACAGCATTTTACTTCTCGCTTATACCCATTGGCCTTCTACTAGTGCTCATTACAGTATTTAGCCGGATGCAGAAGAAAACAGGGAAAGAGGTGAAGATTACGGCAGGTATGGGAGGACATTAG
- a CDS encoding outer membrane beta-barrel protein, giving the protein MKKLFVTVLAAGMTTVAFCQKTFILSHQDKKGFFAVSAGASLPVGRFASCSSSDDQACMAGNGLAFNVSAGYRVAGPVGLMIRGEQHRNSVNTGAMLDALYRNDSDVWTAKADNWSIMTVMAGPYVSIPLSGRFSVDGRLLAGRALAVLPNTSMSGTFGRTEMSVKTTGSQSSAMAFGGGLSLRYRLGRSTAFNMNADYSRADFTFTNLTSTAQSNNSVSKSSSYSSDRTVGVVSVSAGVVVLFGTKYRPF; this is encoded by the coding sequence ATGAAAAAGCTCTTCGTAACTGTACTGGCGGCTGGTATGACTACCGTTGCCTTTTGCCAGAAGACGTTTATTTTATCGCATCAGGATAAAAAAGGTTTTTTTGCTGTATCGGCGGGGGCTAGTTTGCCCGTTGGTCGTTTCGCGAGTTGCTCGTCATCCGATGATCAGGCCTGTATGGCTGGTAATGGACTTGCCTTTAATGTATCGGCGGGTTACCGGGTTGCCGGGCCTGTAGGCTTAATGATTCGTGGAGAACAACATCGGAACTCGGTTAACACAGGTGCAATGCTCGATGCGCTTTACCGAAACGATTCGGATGTCTGGACCGCTAAAGCTGATAATTGGTCGATCATGACCGTAATGGCGGGCCCCTATGTCTCTATTCCGCTAAGTGGTCGGTTTTCAGTAGATGGGCGCCTGCTTGCCGGTCGGGCACTGGCTGTTTTGCCGAATACATCTATGTCGGGTACATTCGGGCGTACCGAAATGTCGGTGAAAACAACAGGTTCTCAGAGTAGCGCTATGGCGTTTGGTGGTGGATTGTCGCTACGCTATCGGTTGGGTAGGAGTACCGCCTTTAACATGAATGCCGATTATAGCCGCGCTGATTTTACGTTCACGAACCTGACATCGACAGCACAAAGTAACAATAGTGTATCGAAAAGCTCAAGCTACAGTAGTGATCGAACTGTTGGCGTTGTCAGCGTATCGGCTGGTGTTGTTGTGTTATTCGGAACGAAATATCGTCCGTTCTAA
- a CDS encoding amidohydrolase family protein produces MHQRLYALLICLIISCCTYAQPYDLVIKNGRVVDGTGNPWMYADVAVQNGRIVKVGAIPTADGKRTIDATGLIVAPGFIDVHAHVENSLEAQPGAPNFIYDGVTTVITGNCGGSSANLRTYFDTLRMTKTSINVGSLIGHNSVRMKVMKMAFREPTAREQADMESLVEQAMKDGAVGISTGLIYTPGTYARTPEVVNLAKVASRYGGLYASHIRNEGQNVKQAVQEAILISREAHIPVEISHFKVASKPLWGKSTETVELVESARREGLDVTVDQYPYTASSTSLESIVPSWALADGDSAVLVRFRDPATRAKIRTEMLDGLAKNLRKNYEYAVVSSYKPDTTFNGMSINAINQKLGRKNTPDTEADLIMDLMEKANLKRIQMVYHTMSETDVENILRYPNTMIASDAGVAKLGSGMPHPRAYGTNARVLGRYVRERHIIPLEEAIRRMTSLPAQRFRLTDRGLLRPGYAADIVLFDEKTVADKATYEQPHAYTTGISWVIVNGTPVVENSRHNGQRPGQLLMGPGYVK; encoded by the coding sequence ATGCATCAACGACTCTACGCGCTCCTTATTTGCCTGATCATTTCCTGTTGTACGTATGCTCAACCCTACGACCTTGTCATTAAAAACGGCCGGGTAGTAGACGGAACAGGCAACCCCTGGATGTATGCCGATGTTGCCGTTCAAAACGGGCGTATCGTTAAGGTTGGGGCGATACCAACCGCCGATGGCAAACGAACCATCGACGCAACTGGGTTAATTGTAGCGCCTGGTTTTATTGATGTACATGCGCATGTAGAGAATAGCCTGGAAGCTCAGCCCGGCGCCCCAAACTTCATTTACGATGGTGTTACCACGGTGATAACCGGCAACTGCGGTGGGTCAAGCGCCAACCTGCGGACCTACTTTGATACACTACGAATGACAAAAACATCGATTAACGTGGGCTCGTTGATCGGCCATAATTCGGTACGTATGAAAGTCATGAAAATGGCGTTTCGGGAACCCACCGCTCGTGAGCAGGCCGACATGGAAAGCCTCGTTGAACAGGCGATGAAAGACGGTGCTGTGGGCATATCGACGGGTTTAATTTATACACCCGGCACCTACGCCCGAACGCCCGAAGTGGTCAATCTGGCCAAAGTGGCCTCTCGCTATGGTGGCTTGTATGCGTCGCACATTCGGAACGAAGGGCAGAATGTGAAGCAGGCCGTTCAGGAAGCGATTCTGATTAGCCGTGAGGCTCATATTCCGGTCGAGATCTCGCATTTTAAAGTAGCCAGTAAGCCGCTTTGGGGAAAAAGTACCGAAACGGTTGAACTGGTTGAGTCGGCCCGACGCGAGGGCTTAGACGTCACCGTCGATCAATATCCGTACACGGCATCCAGCACATCGTTAGAGAGTATTGTACCGTCGTGGGCCTTGGCCGATGGCGATTCGGCCGTACTGGTTCGGTTCCGAGACCCAGCCACTCGCGCTAAAATCCGCACCGAAATGCTGGATGGATTGGCGAAAAACCTACGCAAAAACTACGAATATGCCGTTGTTTCCAGCTACAAACCCGATACAACTTTTAATGGCATGAGCATTAATGCCATCAACCAAAAGTTAGGCCGTAAGAACACACCCGATACGGAAGCTGACCTGATTATGGATCTGATGGAAAAAGCGAATCTGAAGCGAATCCAGATGGTGTATCATACCATGTCGGAAACGGACGTCGAGAATATTCTTCGATACCCCAACACGATGATTGCCTCCGATGCGGGTGTCGCTAAGCTTGGCTCAGGCATGCCGCATCCCCGCGCCTACGGTACCAATGCCCGTGTGTTAGGTCGTTACGTTCGTGAACGACACATTATTCCGCTGGAAGAAGCCATTCGCCGGATGACGTCCCTGCCTGCTCAGCGTTTCCGTCTTACTGATCGCGGATTACTCCGTCCCGGTTATGCCGCCGATATTGTGTTGTTCGACGAGAAAACCGTTGCCGACAAAGCCACCTATGAGCAACCGCATGCCTACACAACGGGCATTTCCTGGGTCATTGTGAATGGAACCCCCGTTGTTGAAAACAGCAGGCACAACGGTCAGCGGCCAGGGCAGTTGCTCATGGGGCCGGGCTACGTGAAGTGA
- a CDS encoding type II toxin-antitoxin system HicB family antitoxin, whose amino-acid sequence MKQSTYRVLLRKEPEGVYTATVPSIPGCITWGETIEEAIAMAREAAEGCLEVYAEKGISIDDDSETFEYSINLSQSPLTDQVA is encoded by the coding sequence ATGAAGCAATCCACGTACCGGGTTTTATTACGTAAAGAGCCAGAGGGCGTTTATACGGCTACAGTCCCATCTATACCGGGTTGTATAACATGGGGTGAAACCATTGAAGAAGCAATAGCTATGGCCCGTGAAGCTGCGGAAGGATGCCTGGAGGTATATGCAGAGAAGGGGATATCAATTGACGATGATAGTGAAACGTTTGAATATTCGATCAATCTGTCACAGTCACCTCTAACTGACCAAGTTGCTTGA
- a CDS encoding type II toxin-antitoxin system HicA family toxin, whose protein sequence is MDYSPKRLINLLKERGWELQRIKGSHHIYFSEELNRTIPVPMHGNRDMAKGTFYTILKQAGIDRNEV, encoded by the coding sequence ATGGATTATTCGCCAAAACGCCTGATTAATTTATTGAAAGAACGCGGATGGGAATTACAGCGTATAAAAGGTAGCCATCATATTTATTTCAGTGAAGAATTAAATCGCACTATTCCGGTTCCGATGCACGGTAATCGGGATATGGCAAAAGGTACATTTTACACCATTTTGAAACAAGCCGGTATTGACCGGAATGAAGTCTAA
- a CDS encoding glycerol-3-phosphate dehydrogenase/oxidase produces MNRKINQERLRQESFDVCIIGAGASGAGAALDAALRGYRVALIDRGDFASETSSRSTKLIHGGVRYLEQAIKKLDLAQLRQVSHGLAERRTVIRNAPHLAHPLAILTPVFSWFEGLYMTIGLTLYDLIAGHDSLPKGSWLNRAEALAKSPMLTGQMHSAVLYYDGQFNDARYALALAHSASEAGAAVVNYTAVTGFTQESGRLKTAIVQDQLTSETSEIRARIFLNCTGPYADSVRLLANSAAEERIRPSKGVHIVLPRETLASDYAILIPKTADGRVVFAIPFGDKVFVGTTDNDYENLNQEPILEPDEVDYLLETVKPYLANAPHRSDIQAGFGGIRPLIVSSRADTKTLLRDHEVEYDPESGLLSLLGGKWTTYRVMAQDAIDRVAELLSKPVRSSTETHYLVGGENYRFEDWQLVQTNYGLPADVCKHLMRTYGTRAQNVAKLAEQYPQLASKLTDSQPFLKAEIVYQVREEMAVTVRDVLARRWRLELSNWQLTAELAPKVAELMATELGWSEAHQAEQIRSYQQLLETFVKQAGLSFEQSVMAPI; encoded by the coding sequence ATGAATCGGAAAATAAATCAGGAGCGGCTACGGCAGGAATCATTTGATGTGTGTATCATTGGCGCGGGGGCCAGTGGTGCCGGTGCAGCTTTAGATGCGGCCCTGAGAGGGTACCGGGTTGCGCTGATTGACCGGGGCGACTTTGCCAGCGAGACGTCTTCCCGTTCTACCAAACTGATTCATGGGGGCGTTCGCTATTTAGAACAGGCGATCAAAAAGCTTGATTTAGCGCAACTTCGTCAGGTGAGTCATGGTCTGGCCGAACGCCGGACGGTTATTCGAAATGCTCCACATTTAGCGCACCCACTCGCTATTCTTACACCGGTATTCAGTTGGTTCGAAGGCCTTTATATGACTATCGGCCTGACTCTTTACGATTTGATTGCTGGTCATGACTCCCTCCCAAAAGGAAGCTGGCTCAATCGGGCAGAGGCACTAGCCAAAAGCCCGATGTTGACGGGTCAGATGCACAGCGCGGTTTTGTATTATGATGGTCAGTTTAATGATGCCCGCTATGCGCTCGCACTGGCACACTCAGCCAGCGAAGCTGGAGCGGCTGTAGTTAATTACACTGCCGTAACTGGTTTTACGCAGGAGAGTGGACGGCTTAAAACAGCTATTGTTCAGGATCAACTTACGAGCGAAACAAGTGAAATCCGGGCCAGGATCTTTCTGAATTGCACGGGACCTTATGCAGACAGTGTCCGGCTACTAGCGAATTCTGCTGCCGAGGAACGTATACGTCCTAGTAAAGGCGTCCACATTGTTTTACCGCGCGAAACGCTGGCCAGCGATTACGCCATTCTGATTCCGAAAACAGCTGATGGCCGAGTTGTGTTTGCCATTCCGTTTGGCGACAAGGTGTTTGTTGGTACAACCGATAACGATTACGAAAATCTGAATCAGGAACCTATATTGGAACCCGATGAGGTCGATTATTTGCTCGAAACAGTAAAACCTTATCTAGCTAACGCTCCGCATCGTTCCGATATACAAGCTGGCTTTGGCGGTATTCGTCCACTGATTGTGAGTAGCCGGGCTGATACCAAAACTCTGCTTCGCGATCATGAAGTGGAATACGATCCGGAATCCGGTTTATTGAGCTTACTGGGCGGTAAGTGGACAACCTACCGGGTAATGGCCCAGGATGCCATTGATCGTGTTGCCGAATTACTGAGCAAGCCCGTTCGGAGTAGTACCGAAACTCATTACTTAGTTGGGGGCGAAAATTACCGTTTCGAGGATTGGCAACTAGTACAAACCAACTATGGGCTTCCGGCCGATGTTTGTAAGCATCTGATGCGAACCTATGGAACTCGTGCTCAAAATGTAGCCAAGCTAGCAGAACAATACCCTCAATTGGCCTCTAAATTAACCGACAGTCAACCTTTTCTAAAGGCTGAAATCGTGTACCAGGTTCGTGAAGAAATGGCGGTTACCGTTCGAGATGTACTGGCTCGTCGGTGGCGGCTGGAGCTTTCAAACTGGCAGCTAACGGCTGAGCTTGCTCCGAAGGTTGCCGAGTTGATGGCTACTGAACTGGGTTGGAGTGAGGCGCATCAGGCAGAGCAAATTCGATCGTATCAACAGTTATTGGAGACGTTCGTAAAACAGGCCGGACTGTCGTTTGAACAGTCCGTTATGGCCCCTATCTAG
- a CDS encoding amidohydrolase family protein, with protein MKTVFFACLCMVLSFASSGQTKSAKPVPYDVIIRNGLIYDGSGQKPYKGDVGIRADRVVAIGTLSNSKATTIVDANGMAVAPGFINVLSHTGAFLLKDNRSMSDLKQGITTEIFGELSWGPVKTQAMRQRINRNLTTFGPGADTCSWTTLAEFMTKLERKGITPNIASYVGAGEVRMNVLGEDDVKPTPSQLAQMQALVREAMEGGALGVTTMLIYPPNTFANTDELIALCREASRYGGRYIVHMRSEGDRLEEGIQELIKIGKEAKLPVELYHFKASGVRNWPKIDKAIAMINQARQQGQDVTANMYTYTAGGTGLTSCLPPYVFNGGFLAGWKRLQNPIERRKIAQEVHHQTQEWENLFALAGSMDNILLADFEQDSLKKYVGKTLGQVAAIHGKDPLETAMDLIVQDKARVGTIYFLMSEENIRKEIQQPWVSFGSDAASIREEDNQNGTTHPRTFGNFARLLGRYVRDEKLISLDEAIRRLTSLPASNHKLKDRGLLKPGYFADIVIFDPATIGDKATFEKPFQYATGMQHVFINGKQVLKDGQHTGVLPGRALWGPGRKEKVIAGSKKI; from the coding sequence ATGAAAACCGTCTTCTTCGCTTGCTTATGCATGGTACTGTCGTTTGCTAGTTCTGGTCAAACAAAATCGGCAAAGCCTGTTCCCTACGATGTTATTATTCGAAATGGCCTGATTTACGATGGTTCCGGTCAAAAACCGTACAAAGGCGATGTGGGCATTCGGGCAGACCGGGTCGTGGCGATCGGTACCTTGTCGAATTCCAAGGCAACTACCATTGTAGATGCCAATGGTATGGCGGTGGCACCGGGATTCATCAATGTACTATCACATACGGGCGCGTTTCTGCTCAAAGACAACCGCTCTATGAGCGATTTGAAGCAGGGGATTACAACCGAAATCTTCGGCGAGTTATCGTGGGGTCCGGTTAAGACCCAGGCCATGCGCCAACGAATCAACCGCAACCTAACCACGTTTGGCCCTGGCGCTGATACCTGCAGTTGGACAACGCTGGCGGAGTTTATGACCAAACTGGAGCGCAAAGGCATTACCCCAAACATTGCTTCGTATGTAGGCGCAGGCGAAGTCCGCATGAACGTACTGGGCGAGGACGACGTGAAACCTACTCCCAGTCAGTTAGCCCAGATGCAGGCATTGGTTCGGGAAGCGATGGAAGGCGGTGCGCTGGGCGTAACAACTATGCTGATTTACCCCCCAAATACCTTTGCCAATACCGATGAACTGATTGCGCTGTGTCGCGAAGCTTCTCGATATGGAGGCCGCTACATTGTTCACATGCGGAGTGAAGGTGATCGGCTGGAAGAGGGTATTCAGGAACTCATCAAGATTGGGAAGGAAGCCAAACTCCCTGTCGAACTCTATCATTTTAAGGCAAGTGGCGTACGAAACTGGCCTAAAATAGATAAGGCTATTGCCATGATTAATCAGGCAAGGCAACAAGGCCAGGACGTAACCGCCAACATGTACACCTATACGGCCGGTGGTACGGGCTTAACATCCTGTTTACCACCTTATGTCTTCAACGGGGGCTTTCTGGCAGGCTGGAAACGATTACAGAACCCTATCGAGCGCCGAAAAATTGCCCAGGAAGTACATCATCAAACCCAAGAATGGGAAAACTTATTCGCCTTAGCAGGTTCTATGGATAATATTTTGCTGGCGGATTTTGAACAGGATTCACTGAAGAAATACGTCGGTAAAACATTGGGGCAGGTAGCCGCTATTCATGGAAAAGACCCACTCGAAACCGCAATGGATCTAATTGTGCAGGACAAAGCCCGGGTTGGAACAATCTATTTCCTAATGTCGGAAGAGAACATCCGAAAGGAGATTCAGCAACCGTGGGTCAGCTTCGGATCGGATGCTGCTTCGATACGGGAAGAAGACAACCAAAACGGCACCACACACCCCCGCACTTTTGGCAACTTCGCCCGGTTGCTAGGTCGATACGTTCGGGACGAAAAATTGATTTCGCTGGACGAAGCCATCCGCCGACTAACCAGTTTACCTGCAAGCAATCACAAACTCAAGGATCGCGGTTTGCTCAAGCCAGGCTACTTTGCCGACATCGTTATTTTCGACCCGGCTACCATAGGCGATAAAGCTACATTCGAGAAACCCTTCCAATACGCTACGGGTATGCAACATGTCTTTATCAACGGGAAACAGGTACTAAAAGATGGACAACATACCGGTGTCTTACCAGGTCGGGCATTGTGGGGACCGGGTAGAAAAGAGAAAGTGATAGCAGGCTCGAAAAAGATTTAA
- the ffh gene encoding signal recognition particle protein has protein sequence MFENLQDKLNKAIKTLKGQGRITEINVAATIKEVRRALTDADVNYKVAKEITDRIRDKALDRKVLISVEPGQLFVKIVQEELTELMGGEAQGINIKGDPAVILIAGLQGSGKTTFSGKLAAFLKKQGRGVLLVAADIYRPAAIDQLKVLGEQVGVDVYAEPENKDAVAIAKNGIDQARKTGKKIVIIDTAGRLAVDEAMMQEIEAVKRAISPTETLFVVDSMTGQDAVNTAKTFNERLNFDGVVLTKLDGDARGGAALSIKTVVNKPIKFISTGEKMEALDVFYPDRMASRILGMGDVISLVERAQQAFDEDEAKRINAKMRKNQFDFDDFLSQLQQIKKMGNVKDLLGMIPGMGKMIKDLDIDNDSFKPIEAIISSMTPKERSRPDIIDGSRKKRIAAGSGTNIQQVNNLLKQFDEMRKMMKKMNTMQSSGKLNKMMR, from the coding sequence ATGTTCGAGAATCTTCAGGATAAGCTAAATAAGGCCATTAAAACCCTAAAAGGGCAGGGCCGCATTACCGAAATCAACGTTGCTGCAACTATTAAAGAAGTTCGCCGTGCGCTGACCGACGCCGACGTAAACTATAAAGTTGCCAAAGAAATTACCGACCGCATTCGTGATAAAGCGCTTGACCGAAAGGTGCTTATTTCTGTTGAACCGGGCCAACTATTCGTTAAAATCGTTCAGGAAGAACTGACCGAGTTAATGGGTGGCGAAGCACAGGGCATCAATATCAAAGGCGACCCGGCTGTCATTCTGATTGCAGGTTTGCAGGGATCGGGTAAAACAACCTTTTCGGGTAAACTGGCGGCCTTTCTGAAAAAACAGGGACGGGGTGTACTCCTCGTTGCTGCAGATATCTACCGGCCAGCGGCTATCGACCAGTTGAAAGTCCTGGGCGAACAGGTTGGCGTCGATGTATATGCCGAGCCAGAAAACAAAGACGCCGTTGCCATTGCGAAGAACGGTATCGATCAGGCTCGCAAAACAGGTAAGAAAATCGTCATTATCGATACCGCCGGACGTTTGGCAGTCGATGAAGCGATGATGCAGGAAATCGAAGCGGTTAAACGGGCTATTTCACCCACCGAAACCTTGTTTGTGGTTGATTCCATGACGGGGCAGGATGCGGTCAATACAGCTAAAACGTTTAACGAACGGCTCAATTTCGATGGCGTCGTGCTCACCAAACTTGACGGTGATGCCCGAGGTGGAGCGGCTCTTTCCATTAAAACGGTTGTCAATAAGCCCATCAAATTCATTAGTACGGGCGAGAAAATGGAAGCGCTCGACGTATTCTACCCCGATCGGATGGCCAGCCGGATTCTGGGCATGGGCGACGTGATTTCGCTGGTAGAGCGGGCGCAACAGGCATTTGATGAAGATGAAGCCAAACGCATCAACGCCAAGATGCGTAAGAATCAGTTCGACTTCGACGACTTCCTGTCGCAGTTGCAGCAGATCAAAAAGATGGGTAATGTCAAAGACCTGCTCGGTATGATTCCGGGCATGGGCAAGATGATCAAGGATTTGGACATCGATAACGATTCGTTCAAGCCCATCGAAGCCATTATTAGCTCGATGACGCCAAAGGAACGTAGCCGACCTGACATCATTGATGGAAGCCGTAAAAAACGAATCGCAGCGGGTAGTGGTACCAATATCCAGCAAGTGAATAATTTGCTGAAGCAGTTCGATGAAATGCGTAAGATGATGAAGAAAATGAATACCATGCAGTCATCCGGAAAGCTGAATAAAATGATGCGGTAA